In a single window of the Podospora pseudocomata strain CBS 415.72m chromosome 2 map unlocalized CBS415.72m_2, whole genome shotgun sequence genome:
- the TFB5 gene encoding TFIIH complex subunit tfb5 (COG:K; EggNog:ENOG503P8VN) → MPRAIRGVLIECEPAIKSILIHIDSTQLNNDAIIEDLDETHLMVKEQMVKTLQARLDEKLKETYRVEVPLDDSDEDKGM, encoded by the exons ATGCCAAGAGCCATCCGCGGCGTCCTCATCGAGTGCGAGCCAGCCATCAagtccatcctcatccacatCGACAGCACCCAGCTCAACAACgacgccatcatcgaggacCTTGACGAGACTCATCTGATGGTGAAGGAGCAAATGGTTAAGACCCTGCAGGCCCGGTTAGATGAG AAACTCAAGGAGACTTACCGTGTTGAGGTGCCTTTGGATGACAGTGATGAGGACAAGGGCATGTAA
- a CDS encoding uncharacterized protein (EggNog:ENOG503P92P) yields MTSPFATMTSFGPPPGFTPPFSSSPTSPPSSSSSNGDDGLFSADHPWAWVLIPVALLSTLGLLAACLHNSRRRRAARKQAATTLLLNHPRRPGPPDSTQVTIRDLESGWVIPGREAARWAWPPPAMREEGLNELGEAPPPYENHKEKAAAAAVELGGEGEVREIGEGSSTQIGLMELDGREVVVREERSWVEGVDDEIDTRRVGPDGEDGEVDKEGRGSDGGSEDEEERGHRERERGSSSTDRAYDVAEEVVITQPPPAVLRETDSGRQQQRVDDGKGKKV; encoded by the exons ATGACATCCCCCTTCGCAACAATGACCTCCTTCGGACCACCCCCGGGCttcaccccccccttttcctcctccccaacctcaccaccgtcatcctcatcctccaacggTGACGACGGGTTGTTTTCCGCTGATCATCCTTG GGCATGGGTCCTAATCCCAGTAGCCCTCCTCTCAACCCTAGGCCTCCTAGCAGCCTGCCTCCACAactcccgccgccgccgcgccGCCCGCAAACAAGCAGCCACAACCCTGCTACTTAACCACCCACGTCGTCCCGGCCCCCCAGACTCAACCCAGGTTACGATCCGGGATCTTGAATCAGGGTGGGTGATTCCCGGACGGGAGGCAGCAAGGTGGGCTTGGCCTCCTCCGGCGATgagagaggaggggttgaatgAACTTGGGGAggcgccgccgccgtatGAGAATCATaaggagaaggcggcggcggcggcggtggagctgggtggggagggggaggtgagggagattggggaggggagcagtACACAGATTGGGCTGATGGAgttggatgggagggaggtggtggtgagggaggagaggagttgggttgagggggtggatgatgagattgaTACTAGGAGGGTTGGGcctgatggggaggatggggaggtggataaggaggggagggggtctGACGGTgggagtgaggatgaggaggaaagggggcacagagaaagggaaagggggagtAGCAGCACTGATCGTGCGTATgatgttgcggaggaggtagtTATCACGCAGCCACCTCCGGCGGTGCTACGGGAGACTGACAGTgggaggcagcagcaacgggtggatgatgggaaggggaagaaagtGTGA
- a CDS encoding uncharacterized protein (EggNog:ENOG503NU5A; COG:I) → MSFTEQYAKYQYFLTSSPAPYVAHVQINRTSKLNAFKEAMWLELRTLFQQLSSDPEVRAVVLSGAGDKAFTAGLDVTEASQNGLLNPDGNLDGARKAARLRRHIAEFQECISAVEKCEKPVIAVLHGISIGLAIDIACCADVRIAAANTRFAVKEVDIGLAADIGTLARLPKVVGSFSWVKDIALSARDFGAEEALRVGFVSQVHESKDKAVEAAVKMAAFIGGKSPVAVQGTKEVLNHSRDHAVEENLRYVGIWNAAALQTNDVQAALLSGMQKRKPTFEKL, encoded by the exons atgTCCTTCACAGAGCAATACGCCAAATACCAGTacttcctcacctcctccccggcccCTTATGTAGCCCACGTCCAAATCAACCGCACCTCCAAGCTCAACGCCTTCAAAGAGGCCATGTGGCTCGAGCTCCGCACCCTCTTCCAGCAACTCTCATCCGACCCCGAAGTCCGCGCCGTCGTCCTGTCGGGAGCCGGCGACAAGGCCTTCACCGCCGGCCTTGACGTGACGGAAGCCAGCCAGAACGGGCTGTTGAACCCGGACGGGAACCTAGACGGCGCGAGAAAGGCGGCGAGGCTGCGGAGACACATTGCCGAGTTTCAAGAGTGCATTTCGGCGGTGGAGAAGTGCGAGAAGC CTGTCATTGCCGTTCTGCACGGCATCAGCATTGGTCTCGCGATTGACATCGCCTGCTGCGCCGACGTCAGAATCGCTGCTGCCAATACCCGGTTCGCGGTGAAAGAGGTTGACATCGGGCTCGCGGCTGATATCGGCACGCTTGCGCGGCTGCcaaaggtggtggggagcttCTCTTGGGTGAAGGATATCGCGCTGAGCGCTAGGGATTTcggggccgaggaggcgttgagggttgggtttgtcAGTCAGGTGCACGAGTCAAAGGACAAGGCGGTCGAGGCggcggtgaagatggcggcgTTTATCGGGGGGAAGAGTCCAGTGGCGGTGCAGGGGACTAAGGAGGTGTTGAATCATTCGAGGGATCACGCTGTGGAGGAGAACTTGAGGTATGTGGGCATCTGGAACGCGGCGGCGCTGCAGACGAATGATGTGCAGGCTGCGCTGCTGTCGGGGatgcagaagaggaagcctACTTTTGAGAAGCTCTAG
- a CDS encoding uncharacterized protein (EggNog:ENOG503PY8P): MYSLKQSSLLTFLTSGLTILAAPQVTPPPPIPSIAIPQPHPVPTLPVPQPLPLPTAPNPGLIPTPRPNPNPDNDDDDDDQPQDEPSTTTTTPATNPCLTSLSALLSGFPSPSSSDPLFPPWASSSPPPILIISSALSSNQSFSPELGLGDSTDEMCFSAVAAITPSPTELAAAYSAYLDDVQMWRFAVEGEAYRLAEKCGGGVGLGLELMMATEGPMCTSGIRESVRPWATGGVEGGLGVSAGVGGGEKMRWGVMGGMLGLVAVGMVML; this comes from the coding sequence ATGTATTCACTCAAGcaatcctccctcctcaccttcctcacttcgggcctcaccatcctcgccgcaCCCCAAGtcactccaccaccacccatcccatcaaTCGCCATcccacaaccacacccaGTCCCAACCCTCCCAGTACCACAACcacttcctctcccaacAGCTCCAAACCCCGGTCTTATTCCAACCCCAAGACCGAACCCTAACcccgacaacgacgacgacgacgacgaccaaCCTCAGGATGaaccctcaaccaccaccaccaccccagcgACAAACCCCTGcctaacctccctctccgccctcttaTCAggtttcccctccccctccagttccgaccccctcttccccccctgggcctcctcttcccccccaccaatcctgatcatctcctccgccttgtcAAGCAACCaatccttctcccccgagCTAGGCCTAGGCGACTCAACAGACGAGATGTGCTTCTCCGCCGTGGCAGccatcaccccttcccctaCTGAACTAGCAGCAGCCTACTCTGCCTATCTGGACGATGTCCAGATGTGGAGATTTgctgttgaaggagaggcGTACAGGCTGGCGGAGAagtgtggagggggggtggggttggggttggagcttATGATGGCGACGGAGGGGCCGATGTGCACGAGTGGGATTCGGGAGAGTGTCAGGCCTTGGGCTAccgggggggtggagggtgggttgggtgtgagtgcgggtgttggggggggggagaaaatGAGGTGGGGGGTtatgggggggatgttggggttggttgcgGTAGGGATGGTGATGCTTTag